A window of the Syntrophothermus lipocalidus DSM 12680 genome harbors these coding sequences:
- a CDS encoding ATP-binding protein: MSQANMERIFDPFFSTFPHKAGLGLTVCQQILRSCRGTISIKSKEGLGTVVTVTLLQN; this comes from the coding sequence ATAAGCCAGGCCAATATGGAAAGGATATTTGACCCTTTCTTCTCCACCTTCCCTCATAAGGCTGGCCTAGGACTCACAGTTTGCCAGCAGATACTGCGATCATGCAGAGGCACCATCTCGATCAAGAGCAAAGAAGGCTTAGGTACAGTGGTAACGGTGACCCTACTTCAAAACTAG
- the murA gene encoding UDP-N-acetylglucosamine 1-carboxyvinyltransferase encodes MDEPLTIEGGHPLRGRVRISGAKNASLVIMAASVMIKGETVLENVPRIRDVEVLCGILQHLGARVAWQEDNSLCISVPENIDVETPYELAKKLRASNLLLGSLLGRKGQARICLPGGCNIGSRPMDLHLKGLSALGAEVKLEHGFVEAYTGNLSGTRVYLDFPSVGATENIMMLAALTPGQTYVENAAKEPEIVDLANFLNAAGAKVRGAGTDLIRIEGVKELRGTRYTVIPDRIEAGTFMAAAVATGGDVLVENVIPTHLYSIMAKLQETGAVIRQVNGGVRVIGPKEIMPVDVKTLPYPGFPTDMQSQMMSLLATAKGTSVIVENVFENRFQMVDEIKRMGAKVKVEGHTAVIEGVPALYGARVKATDLRAGAALAIAGLAAQGLTEIENAYYIYRGYENFKAKLQNLGAHVW; translated from the coding sequence GACTATCGAAGGAGGGCACCCGCTTCGAGGCAGGGTAAGGATCAGCGGAGCTAAAAACGCTAGCCTGGTAATAATGGCAGCCAGCGTCATGATAAAAGGAGAAACGGTTTTAGAAAACGTACCTAGGATTCGGGATGTGGAGGTGCTGTGTGGGATCCTCCAGCATCTCGGCGCTAGGGTTGCGTGGCAAGAAGATAACAGCCTGTGCATCTCAGTGCCCGAGAACATCGACGTTGAAACTCCGTATGAATTGGCTAAGAAACTCAGGGCATCGAATTTGCTGCTGGGCTCTCTGCTTGGGAGGAAGGGACAGGCGCGCATTTGCCTTCCGGGGGGTTGTAACATAGGGTCAAGGCCCATGGATTTGCATTTGAAGGGGCTTTCGGCTCTAGGGGCAGAGGTGAAGCTAGAACACGGTTTTGTTGAAGCTTACACCGGTAATTTGTCAGGAACAAGGGTCTACCTTGATTTTCCGAGTGTTGGGGCCACAGAGAATATAATGATGCTGGCGGCTCTGACCCCTGGACAGACGTACGTCGAGAATGCAGCCAAGGAGCCAGAGATCGTCGACCTCGCCAATTTTCTTAATGCAGCAGGGGCTAAAGTTCGGGGAGCCGGAACGGACTTGATAAGAATAGAAGGTGTAAAGGAGCTGAGAGGGACCCGCTACACTGTTATTCCAGACCGTATTGAAGCCGGTACTTTTATGGCGGCAGCAGTGGCTACTGGTGGGGATGTACTGGTGGAAAATGTAATTCCCACTCATTTGTATTCGATCATGGCCAAACTGCAGGAAACCGGGGCAGTTATTCGACAGGTCAACGGTGGTGTCAGGGTAATCGGGCCTAAGGAGATAATGCCGGTTGATGTTAAGACTTTACCTTACCCCGGTTTTCCAACAGACATGCAATCCCAGATGATGTCCTTGTTGGCCACGGCTAAAGGCACCAGCGTAATCGTGGAGAACGTTTTTGAAAACCGTTTCCAAATGGTGGATGAGATCAAGCGAATGGGGGCCAAGGTCAAGGTAGAAGGGCACACCGCAGTCATTGAGGGAGTGCCTGCGTTGTACGGAGCTCGAGTCAAGGCTACTGACCTCAGAGCGGGGGCAGCCCTAGCCATAGCAGGTCTAGCAGCTCAGGGATTAACCGAGATCGAGAACGCGTATTATATTTACCGGGGATATGAGAATTTTAAGGCTAAGCTACAGAATCTAGGCGCTCATGTGTGGTAA
- a CDS encoding glutamine--tRNA ligase/YqeY domain fusion protein → MAATYSAPPTNFIQNIINEDRKRGKHGGRVHTRFPPEPNGYLHIGHAKSICLNFGIALANGGLCNLRYDDTNPSKEEIEYVNSIEEDVRWLGFDWEDRKFYASDYFDQLYDYAVQLIKEGKAYVCDLSPEEIREYRGTLTEPGKESPYRNRSVEENLDLFERMRAGEFPDGSRVLRAKIDMGSPNLNLRDPVLYRIMRVPHHRTGDKWCIYPMYDYAHPISDAIEGITHSICTLEFEDHRPLYDWVLDALHFEVDDRPQQIEFARLNLTYTVMSKRKLRYLVEKGYVNGWDDPRMPTISGLRRRGYTPEAIRDFCERIGVAKSNSVVDIEYLEHCVRDDLNARAPRVMAVLRPLKVVITNYHDNLVEELEAENNPENPAMGSRKVPFSKVIYIERDDFAENPPKGFFRLSPGREVRLKHAYIIKCDQVIKDEKTGEIVEVHCTYDPETRSGGSAAGRKVKGTLHWVSAEHAVKAEVRVYHYLFTVENPDEFDAVEEVLNPSSLEVLTGCLIEPTVRGAKPGDRYQFLRQGYFCVDPDSRGEKLVFNRIVPLKDSWAKIKKE, encoded by the coding sequence ATGGCTGCAACTTATTCCGCTCCCCCAACCAATTTTATCCAAAACATTATTAACGAAGACCGGAAAAGGGGTAAGCACGGGGGTAGAGTACATACTCGTTTTCCTCCTGAGCCCAATGGATACTTGCACATCGGGCATGCCAAGTCGATTTGCTTGAATTTTGGGATTGCTCTAGCCAACGGCGGACTTTGCAATCTTCGGTACGACGATACTAATCCCAGTAAGGAAGAAATCGAGTACGTCAACTCGATCGAGGAAGACGTTCGCTGGCTGGGGTTTGACTGGGAAGACCGGAAGTTTTACGCTTCCGATTACTTTGATCAGTTGTATGACTATGCGGTCCAGCTGATAAAAGAAGGTAAGGCTTATGTATGTGATCTCAGCCCCGAGGAGATTCGCGAATACAGGGGGACCCTGACCGAACCCGGGAAAGAAAGCCCATACCGTAACCGTTCGGTGGAGGAAAACCTGGACCTTTTTGAACGGATGAGAGCCGGGGAATTCCCAGACGGGTCACGGGTTCTCAGGGCCAAGATCGATATGGGTTCACCTAATCTCAATTTGAGAGACCCGGTTCTATATCGAATTATGAGGGTACCTCACCACCGCACCGGGGACAAATGGTGTATTTACCCGATGTACGACTACGCTCACCCCATATCGGACGCGATCGAGGGAATAACGCATTCTATATGCACGTTGGAGTTCGAGGATCATCGGCCGCTTTATGACTGGGTGTTGGATGCGCTACATTTCGAGGTAGATGACAGACCACAACAGATTGAATTTGCCAGGCTCAATCTCACTTATACCGTAATGAGTAAAAGAAAGCTGAGATACCTGGTGGAAAAAGGTTACGTGAACGGCTGGGACGATCCCCGTATGCCTACCATTTCGGGACTGCGCCGGAGAGGCTACACGCCGGAAGCCATCCGCGATTTTTGCGAGCGCATCGGGGTAGCCAAGAGCAACAGTGTGGTGGACATAGAATACTTGGAACACTGCGTCAGGGATGATCTTAACGCCAGAGCTCCCAGAGTGATGGCAGTGCTCCGTCCCCTGAAGGTAGTGATAACGAACTACCACGATAATTTGGTAGAAGAGCTGGAGGCCGAGAACAATCCAGAGAACCCCGCTATGGGTTCGCGTAAAGTGCCGTTTTCTAAAGTAATATACATCGAAAGGGACGATTTTGCGGAAAACCCGCCCAAGGGCTTCTTCCGCCTATCGCCCGGGCGTGAAGTTCGATTAAAACACGCATACATCATCAAATGCGATCAGGTGATTAAGGACGAGAAGACAGGAGAGATTGTGGAAGTCCATTGTACTTATGACCCCGAAACCAGAAGCGGAGGATCGGCTGCCGGGCGCAAGGTGAAAGGGACTCTACATTGGGTCTCGGCAGAACATGCGGTCAAGGCCGAAGTGAGGGTGTACCATTACTTGTTTACTGTGGAGAACCCTGACGAGTTTGATGCCGTGGAAGAAGTCTTGAATCCAAGTTCACTCGAGGTCCTGACCGGCTGCCTCATCGAGCCCACCGTGCGCGGGGCCAAACCTGGGGACAGGTACCAGTTTTTGCGGCAAGGGTATTTTTGCGTTGACCCAGATTCACGAGGGGAGAAACTGGTGTTTAACCGTATCGTGCCCTTAAAAGATTCGTGGGCGAAGATCAAGAAAGAATAG
- a CDS encoding 23S rRNA (pseudouridine(1915)-N(3))-methyltransferase RlmH, whose amino-acid sequence MEIRLISVGKIRDKVYKEKIDEYLKWIRPYARVTFTEGLEERLSPKAGSREQEEARRREGQRVLSLIDKNELLVALDAGGEQVTSDQLAAILERLLVMGKRRLNFVVGGATGLDGSVKARADMVLSLSSLTFPHQLAVLVLSEQLYRVFTIIHSHPYHR is encoded by the coding sequence ATGGAGATAAGACTGATTTCGGTTGGTAAGATCAGAGATAAAGTTTATAAGGAAAAAATCGACGAGTATTTGAAGTGGATTCGACCTTATGCTAGAGTAACTTTTACAGAGGGACTGGAAGAGAGGCTGAGCCCCAAGGCCGGGTCAAGGGAACAGGAAGAGGCGAGGCGGCGTGAAGGGCAGCGGGTGCTTTCCCTTATCGACAAGAACGAGTTATTGGTAGCTTTGGATGCCGGCGGGGAGCAGGTAACTTCCGACCAGTTAGCGGCAATTCTCGAGCGACTGCTCGTGATGGGTAAGCGACGTTTGAATTTTGTCGTGGGAGGAGCGACCGGGCTGGACGGGTCGGTAAAGGCACGGGCTGATATGGTGCTGTCTTTATCGTCTTTGACTTTTCCCCACCAACTGGCGGTGCTGGTGTTATCCGAACAGCTGTACCGTGTGTTTACGATTATTCATTCTCATCCGTACCACAGGTAG
- a CDS encoding IPT/TIG domain-containing protein — protein sequence MKLMRRVGAFFILITFFLSLLFPSSLFAASTISVTDIKNANGTSDVTGGSLVIIDGSGFGAFGNDCQVTFEFNTVSMNVYRIQTWSDTQITVRAPYYTLGTKETEQVLAVTITTNDGRTYTYTQKKLTYVHDPFITNVYPYSLITVSGFDQNGRPIIQSTVKRVAVEGAYLKKVSKIRVSAAVSGNSILYSNLDEDKKEPGYAGGISWDSEGAIYVAWNSLMENNDLIFTAESTAGGLSNAYEGAQGEMRLSNIGIPEATSFNPSPSALIRGIDIAITGSNFESTPANNVVIIAGGEATVKTVEQVGMGKKIVVTVPSSADKTQHDLRFKIKDPATGKVKSGAIYAGAVNILPTPGELEILGVVPNVGTPAGGTEIMVIGRGFNTDTEVLFSSANPKWEGLGANPRLLSSEELPAGYPEDAVVLKVSTPRSPNNGYYTGPVDVTVRDKNLPDIVKDTLTNGFYYSTQGQALRLTAIMPISGPEEGGQTVTLTGRSFFRFRSSDPVTSLRYANGRLISADYNSNPYVISGFEPASDNNLVITEKMNSYLEYTDVVVYRTISVTIGGTPVKITKVTELIQADGQRVQYLEGTTNAHYLDPLVLGETVDVVVTVTEEMFTGGQRLVIPEDPAVAERAVLSKSYTYQRVKSVPEITSITPTKGPTAGGTQVEIEGFDLYQGLSVFFGETKGTVVDIVPGGVEDGRPKAKVSVLAPAHAKRERVDVRVVNWDGGEDVLEEGFEYISSPTITKVSPAVSSPAGGVFVTVEGKDFMYGSAVKIGNNVVIGHVYEDETENQRFYTDLIDSLFPGENVTFFDELEIRVMRDAVELAPYDRANGNRIYLEVPPGEPKEQDFWVINPDGGIALWQNKFQYLESSTQLAPRINTITPNEGNIQGGEVVTINGSNFRDGALVTFDGQLASAITVSQAGQTITCHTPPGTRSDVWVPVQVINVSANGIGVATVAQGFRYHAVYTNPTINRFAPTHGTKGTKVVVEGADFVVGAETRVFLGDQLLTAVTSWNSDQQVMGAVYVKSPELIEFIVPELPSPGEYAIKVINPDTAQAIAAKPFVYQLPTSNPTIEDIDGDQKAVNPERGSVYGGTDIVVEGADFREGLELYVGTQLASEVKLELVHFDSGAGIWSKCRVRAKTPALPAGQTPGPADIMIVNPDGGTARALGAFTYVTPSSSPVITAVQPNKGPAAGTQEVIIRGRDFRVNRDENNVITDWPVVTFGGIEATVVKDDTLSKSQGTQLKVITPLYSGGGAVDVTITNPDTGTYTLKKGFTFEVSKPTISSVNPSKFPKSRPSLATITGSGFVVPSEAEGVKWAGSDVLLSDATGQTFTSLADVTPTGKTTIDGAEYPNIEVLDASRIRVVIPPLSTGQFIGKRVLRVRNPDGGQADCTVEYVSPVVEPTISSIEPSQGSANGGTNVTITGTNFRDQVEVYFGTGQATIIEKSENRLVVRTPAYSMPANQTTAAVDVSVINTADQGTAVKPSGFTYVSPELQPTITSITPDHGTTLGGTIVVIKGDNFRTGCRVFFGTLEAASVTYDRYDQLTVVTPSHAKGSVDVSVRNPAPDYGEALKANGFTFEETVAPPPSDFDGELWNRRAIKLFWSASSVPSSYEIYVNTRSSTNSKQFLVSTDKTEFVFEDIEPGKRYYFWMRTFNQYGCSDFIACKSNPIYVSDDDVENRPQTAEILQNTTRISREKDDLVIIVGDEISSWSSSYYDVTLDSEQAALKRLRLMIPLVGVRTNPDVTLRINGDRINLSVPLKVLKTSEMQDFWSRTGEGYAFIYIYPTSTAVLESVKANRSGSRPLDGFAVEIGFEAKTRKVQASTLAGSLRVVWQVEGGVGRPTRAEYYSYPRLEWVNCTDVASSLTGRIEVRVPQPNLFIIFG from the coding sequence ATGAAACTAATGAGACGGGTAGGGGCTTTTTTTATACTGATCACGTTTTTTCTGTCATTGCTGTTCCCTAGTTCGCTCTTTGCAGCCAGCACTATAAGCGTGACTGATATTAAAAACGCCAACGGAACCAGTGACGTTACGGGCGGTTCCTTAGTAATAATCGACGGCTCGGGCTTCGGCGCTTTCGGCAATGATTGCCAGGTGACCTTCGAGTTCAATACCGTATCCATGAACGTTTACCGCATTCAGACCTGGTCAGATACCCAGATAACCGTGAGGGCTCCTTATTATACTCTTGGGACTAAGGAAACGGAGCAGGTACTCGCAGTTACCATCACAACCAACGACGGTCGCACCTATACCTATACCCAGAAGAAGCTCACCTATGTCCATGATCCCTTTATTACTAACGTTTACCCCTACAGCCTTATCACAGTGAGCGGGTTTGACCAGAATGGAAGGCCAATCATACAGTCTACAGTCAAGAGGGTAGCGGTTGAAGGGGCTTATTTGAAGAAGGTATCGAAGATAAGGGTAAGTGCGGCTGTGAGCGGCAATTCCATTTTATACAGTAACCTCGACGAAGACAAAAAGGAACCAGGTTATGCGGGCGGTATCTCCTGGGACAGCGAGGGGGCCATATACGTTGCCTGGAATTCGCTTATGGAGAACAACGACCTGATTTTTACCGCGGAAAGCACGGCCGGAGGGCTTTCTAATGCTTACGAGGGCGCCCAGGGCGAAATGCGGCTCTCCAACATCGGTATCCCCGAGGCTACCAGCTTTAATCCGAGCCCGTCAGCTCTAATAAGGGGCATCGATATTGCGATTACCGGTTCGAATTTCGAAAGCACTCCTGCTAACAACGTTGTCATAATCGCAGGTGGCGAGGCGACTGTTAAGACAGTGGAGCAGGTGGGGATGGGCAAAAAGATAGTAGTCACTGTCCCTAGTTCCGCGGACAAAACCCAGCATGACCTGCGTTTTAAGATAAAGGACCCGGCTACAGGGAAGGTAAAATCTGGGGCCATATATGCAGGAGCGGTGAACATTCTCCCGACCCCAGGAGAGCTCGAGATACTCGGGGTAGTTCCCAATGTGGGTACTCCTGCGGGGGGTACCGAGATCATGGTTATCGGGCGGGGGTTCAATACCGACACCGAGGTGTTATTTTCATCGGCGAACCCCAAATGGGAAGGTTTAGGCGCGAACCCCAGGCTGCTTTCCAGCGAGGAGCTTCCAGCCGGATACCCTGAAGATGCGGTTGTTCTTAAGGTTTCAACCCCGCGCTCGCCTAACAACGGCTATTATACCGGACCTGTGGACGTGACCGTTCGAGACAAAAACCTACCGGACATCGTCAAAGACACCCTGACCAACGGCTTTTATTACAGTACCCAGGGCCAAGCTTTACGGCTTACTGCTATTATGCCGATCAGTGGACCCGAGGAAGGCGGGCAGACCGTGACCCTGACTGGAAGGAGCTTTTTCCGCTTCCGTTCGAGCGACCCTGTTACTTCCCTCCGCTATGCTAACGGCCGACTTATTTCGGCCGACTACAACTCGAACCCCTACGTCATTTCAGGGTTTGAACCGGCCTCGGACAATAACCTTGTAATAACCGAAAAGATGAACAGCTATTTGGAATATACTGACGTAGTTGTTTACCGCACCATCTCGGTCACGATCGGCGGTACGCCAGTAAAGATAACCAAGGTCACCGAGCTCATACAGGCTGACGGGCAGAGGGTGCAGTATTTGGAAGGTACCACCAACGCTCACTACCTTGATCCCTTGGTCCTAGGGGAAACGGTGGACGTAGTGGTCACCGTAACGGAAGAGATGTTTACCGGCGGGCAGCGGCTGGTCATCCCCGAGGATCCGGCAGTAGCTGAAAGGGCTGTCTTGTCAAAATCTTATACCTACCAGCGAGTTAAAAGCGTGCCAGAGATAACGAGCATTACACCTACCAAAGGCCCGACTGCGGGCGGAACCCAGGTGGAGATTGAAGGCTTCGACCTTTACCAGGGGCTCAGCGTCTTTTTCGGGGAAACGAAGGGGACCGTAGTAGACATTGTTCCCGGAGGTGTTGAGGACGGGAGGCCGAAGGCAAAGGTTTCCGTACTTGCACCTGCCCATGCTAAGAGAGAGAGGGTAGACGTGCGGGTTGTGAATTGGGATGGTGGCGAAGATGTTCTCGAGGAGGGCTTTGAATACATCAGCAGCCCCACGATTACTAAAGTCAGCCCGGCGGTGAGCTCTCCTGCCGGCGGGGTTTTTGTGACTGTTGAAGGCAAAGACTTTATGTACGGGTCGGCGGTGAAAATCGGAAATAATGTGGTAATAGGTCACGTTTACGAGGACGAGACAGAAAACCAGCGCTTCTATACCGACCTTATCGATAGCCTTTTTCCTGGTGAAAACGTTACCTTCTTTGATGAACTCGAAATCAGGGTAATGCGGGACGCGGTAGAGCTTGCCCCCTACGACCGTGCGAATGGCAACCGCATATACCTGGAGGTACCGCCGGGAGAGCCGAAAGAACAGGACTTTTGGGTCATCAACCCGGATGGCGGGATAGCTCTGTGGCAGAACAAGTTCCAATACCTTGAATCCAGCACCCAGCTGGCCCCCAGGATCAACACTATAACCCCGAATGAAGGGAACATCCAGGGGGGGGAAGTTGTAACTATAAACGGCAGCAACTTCAGAGACGGGGCTCTAGTAACCTTTGACGGGCAGTTGGCCAGTGCGATTACGGTAAGCCAGGCAGGGCAGACCATCACCTGTCACACCCCCCCGGGTACGCGGAGCGACGTTTGGGTGCCGGTGCAGGTGATAAACGTTTCCGCCAACGGTATAGGGGTTGCGACTGTTGCTCAAGGGTTCAGGTACCACGCGGTTTACACCAACCCGACTATAAACAGGTTTGCGCCGACGCACGGCACGAAAGGGACAAAAGTTGTGGTTGAAGGGGCTGACTTTGTTGTCGGAGCCGAAACAAGGGTATTTCTTGGGGACCAGCTTTTGACAGCTGTTACATCGTGGAATAGCGACCAGCAGGTAATGGGGGCAGTGTATGTAAAGAGTCCTGAACTTATCGAGTTCATCGTTCCGGAACTGCCCTCTCCTGGCGAGTACGCCATCAAGGTGATTAATCCGGATACGGCCCAAGCCATCGCTGCTAAGCCGTTTGTGTATCAGCTTCCTACCAGTAACCCGACTATCGAGGATATAGATGGGGACCAAAAGGCGGTTAATCCCGAGCGGGGCTCAGTATACGGCGGTACTGACATAGTGGTAGAGGGGGCTGATTTTAGGGAAGGGCTCGAGCTTTATGTAGGAACCCAGTTAGCCAGCGAAGTAAAGCTCGAATTGGTACATTTCGACAGCGGGGCTGGGATTTGGAGCAAGTGTCGGGTCCGGGCCAAGACGCCTGCTCTTCCTGCAGGGCAGACCCCAGGACCGGCAGACATCATGATCGTCAACCCAGACGGGGGAACTGCTCGTGCGTTGGGGGCGTTCACCTATGTTACGCCTTCCAGCAGCCCGGTCATAACCGCAGTTCAGCCTAATAAAGGACCAGCGGCCGGAACTCAGGAAGTAATAATTCGCGGGCGTGATTTCAGGGTGAACAGAGATGAGAACAATGTAATTACGGATTGGCCCGTGGTAACCTTCGGAGGAATAGAGGCAACTGTGGTCAAGGACGATACTCTATCCAAGAGCCAGGGTACCCAACTGAAGGTAATAACCCCGCTATATTCAGGGGGCGGGGCGGTCGACGTAACCATTACCAATCCCGATACCGGGACCTATACGCTGAAGAAGGGCTTCACCTTCGAAGTGAGCAAACCCACCATCAGCAGTGTGAACCCGTCTAAGTTTCCAAAGAGCAGGCCTAGCCTGGCGACGATCACGGGTAGCGGTTTTGTGGTTCCATCTGAAGCGGAGGGGGTAAAGTGGGCCGGTAGCGATGTTCTTTTGAGCGATGCCACCGGGCAGACATTCACTTCGCTCGCCGATGTAACTCCTACCGGCAAGACGACTATCGACGGGGCGGAATACCCGAACATCGAAGTCCTGGATGCGTCCCGTATAAGGGTAGTAATTCCTCCTTTGAGCACAGGCCAGTTCATAGGAAAACGGGTACTGCGGGTCCGTAACCCGGACGGGGGACAGGCGGACTGCACGGTAGAGTATGTATCACCGGTAGTAGAGCCGACGATAAGCTCAATCGAGCCATCTCAGGGGAGCGCTAACGGTGGCACCAACGTGACTATAACCGGTACCAACTTCCGGGATCAGGTCGAGGTATACTTTGGGACCGGCCAAGCTACCATTATCGAAAAGTCTGAAAACAGACTGGTGGTGCGTACTCCGGCTTACAGCATGCCTGCCAACCAGACCACGGCAGCGGTGGATGTATCGGTAATCAACACAGCCGACCAGGGGACGGCGGTAAAACCGTCAGGGTTCACCTACGTATCTCCTGAGCTGCAGCCAACGATAACCAGCATTACCCCAGATCACGGAACAACCCTGGGAGGTACGATTGTAGTAATAAAGGGAGACAACTTCCGCACCGGATGCAGGGTATTCTTCGGAACGTTGGAAGCGGCTTCAGTAACTTATGACCGGTACGACCAGCTTACGGTAGTGACTCCCTCACATGCCAAGGGGTCCGTGGACGTGTCGGTGCGCAACCCAGCTCCCGACTACGGCGAGGCCCTGAAGGCCAACGGTTTTACTTTCGAGGAAACGGTAGCTCCTCCGCCGTCGGATTTCGACGGGGAATTGTGGAACCGGCGCGCTATCAAGCTTTTCTGGTCGGCGAGTTCGGTGCCGAGTAGTTACGAGATATATGTAAACACCCGTTCCAGCACCAACTCCAAACAGTTCCTGGTTTCTACTGACAAAACCGAGTTCGTGTTCGAGGACATCGAGCCCGGCAAGCGCTATTATTTCTGGATGAGGACCTTCAACCAGTACGGCTGTTCCGATTTCATCGCTTGCAAATCGAATCCCATTTACGTTTCCGACGATGATGTCGAGAACCGCCCACAAACGGCCGAAATATTACAGAACACAACTAGGATCAGCCGGGAGAAAGATGACCTGGTTATAATCGTGGGGGACGAGATTTCGTCCTGGTCAAGCAGCTACTACGACGTCACCTTAGACTCTGAGCAGGCAGCCCTAAAACGGCTGCGGCTGATGATCCCCTTGGTCGGGGTTAGAACGAACCCTGATGTAACTCTGAGGATTAACGGGGACAGGATAAACCTGTCCGTACCTCTGAAAGTATTAAAGACATCGGAAATGCAGGACTTTTGGAGCCGAACGGGAGAAGGTTACGCCTTCATCTACATCTATCCCACAAGTACGGCGGTTTTGGAATCGGTTAAGGCCAATCGGTCAGGTTCGAGACCTCTTGATGGGTTCGCCGTCGAGATCGGATTCGAGGCCAAAACCAGGAAAGTTCAGGCCTCAACCCTGGCAGGCAGCCTGCGGGTGGTCTGGCAGGTGGAAGGCGGGGTCGGTCGCCCGACGCGGGCGGAGTATTACTCGTACCCGCGTCTCGAGTGGGTGAACTGCACGGATGTGGCAAGCAGCCTAACCGGCAGGATAGAAGTGCGGGTGCCGCAGCCGAACCTTTTCATCATTTTTGGGTAA